In Sphingobacterium sp. SRCM116780, the genomic stretch TTCTGAATACAAGGTAATCGACAGCATATTAAATTCCTCTATTGAAATCAAACAGATTTTATTGGAAATACATGAACGTTTCTTTGATAATGGCAAAGAAAAAACAAAGTCTTTATTAAATTCCTTACATCAACACGGTTATCAGGTTTTTGGTGTATCTGATAGCTTAGAAGAAATTTCATTTATAAAAGTCAACTAGTCTCAATGGCTTTAGTTTGGTAAAATGCTATGGAAATTTTCAAGGAATACATTAAAAAAAGAATATCGGTTACAGACGAACAATTGGAGTTAATCACCTCTAGCTATACCCCTACTACTGTTAAAAGAAAGAATTTTGTTCTTCGTGCTGGTGAAATCTGCAATTTTGAAGGTTTTGTTAAAAAAGGATCATTTAAGATTTTTTATTTGACTCCAAACGGAGAAGAACATATCTTATATTTTGCTATTGAAGAGTGGTGGATATCGGATATTGCCAGTTTTAATGATCAAGAACCAGCTCAGTTATATATCCAAGCATTAGAAGACGCTGAAATACTTGTGATTTCTCGGGAGCAAAAGGAGCGATTATTTCATAACTGCCCTCAAGTAGAACGATTATTTAGGATCATGTCTCAACGATCGCAAGTTGCCTCTCAACATCGTATTATCGCTGCACTTGGCTTTACCGCACAAGAACGTTATTTAGATTTTATCAAACGTTACCCTAAAATCTATCCCAGAATATCTAATCTGCAACTCGCTTCCTATATTGGTGTGTCTCAAGAGTTTCTGAGCCGCATGAAACGACAGATTTTAAAACCAAACAAATAAAATAGGTGTATGAATAGCATATTGTAGACCTTGATCCAATAATAACGCTAAACAAAAACATTTCCATCAATGAATTGTTAAAAACTAACAATTATAAACGTCATGAATAGATCTTTTCAGACCCTAGTCGTTACAATCCTAATGATTAATAGCGCCATGGCACAGGTAAAATGGACAGTCGATCCGACACATACACATGCAAGATTTAATATTACTCGTTTAGGCATTAACTTGATTGACGGACAGTTTACCAGAGTGAAGGGTTCTGTAGATGCGCCAAATAAAGAGAGCTTTGATAATGCAAAAATAGATTTTACAATAGACGCCACCAGTATTGATACACATGTCACAACTCGTGATCGTGATTTAAAATCAGCTGATTTTTTCTATGCTGAACAATATCCTAATATCACATTAAAAACGATTTCATTTAAAAAAGCTAAAAACAATAAGTATATATTAATAGCCGATCTAACCATCCGTGGCGTAACAAAGAAAGTTACTTTTGATGTAACTCAAAATGGAGAAATCACGACAGATCAATGGGAAAAAACACGTGCAGACTTTACCGTTAAAACAACGATCAATCGTTTTGATTTTGGAATGAAACATACGAATAAGTTACCTTTCGGACTTGAATCGCTAACTTCAAATGTGAAAATTACCGTGAATACCGAGTTGGTATTGAATAAGTGATTCATGCATAATAAAAGGCTTTTAAGATAAGAAATCTTAAAGGCCTTTTATTTAAAATCCATTCATCATACCTCCATCCAACGGAATATTCGTTCCTGTCAAATAGTTGGCATATTCAGAACAAATGAAACTAACCAAATATCCATATTCTTCTGGTTTACCCAATCGATTCATGGGTACTTGTTTCAATCGCAATGCTAAAGCTTCTTCATACGAAATATGTAATCGATCGGCATCCATTTGCGTCAATGATTGAATACGTGCTGTATCAAAAAGTCCTGTCAATACATTATTGACTGTAATGTTATAGGAAGCAACGTCTTTCGCTAAGGATTTACTCCAGCTCATTAAGGCAGTTCGCACAGTATTGGATAAAACTAAAGTAGAAACGGGTTCTTTCACCGTCAATGAAGAAACATGGATAATTCGACCATACCCGCTTTCTTTCATATGCGGCAACGCCAATTCAGTTGTATAACAATGGGTTTTAAACAGCAGTTCAAATGCCTTTTGATAATCATCCAATGTTTTTTCAGCAATTGTCCCAGCCTTTGGCCCTGGTGTGTTATTAATCAATATATCAACCACATGCTGTTTAAAATAAGTGGAAATTATTTGCAAGTACTGTTCATAGTTATCAAAATCAACAACAAGATATTGATGTTGCTGCCCCCTACTCCTATCTAAAGTGGCTAATGTAGCGATTAACTTTTCTTCGTTTCTGGCCATCAACGTTACAGTTGCGCCATGCAAGGCCAATTGCTGCGCGATGGCCGCACCAATACCTCCTGAGCTAGCACCTACAAGGGCTTTTTTATCTGTTAAATCTATCTGCATGACCTCTGTTATCTAGATAATCAAACTTAGATAAATTTGCGAGTATACGCAATATAATTACACTGAAATAGAATAGGTAAATGATTGAGGTGGGTTATTGTCTTATACGTAAGAGCGTGATACGATTGATCACGCTCTTCTATGTAAAGTCTTTATAAAGGAAATTGACTCCAAACTAATCTTTATTTCTGGCGCGCAGCATGGATATAAATAAATAGATAGCTAAGGCAAAAGAAGATCCTAAAAATAGCCAAGCCCAAATAGGAATACCCCAAAACTTAGGTTCTACATGCGCAATAATCACCATCCCCGCCAGCATATTCAAAGACAGCATCATAATCCCGATCACAATACGATTGACACCTTTTTTAAGAATCTGATTGAAGGATTTGGCACTGATTAAATGATGATTAAGCGTGAAATTACCCGTTTTTATCTGTCTAAAAACACTTCGAAGATCATCAGGAAGTTTTTCTATGTCGCGAGCAAAAGCAAAAGCTTTATTTTTTCCCTTTTTAAATAAGTAAGCTGGATCCAAACGTTCCCGCATAATGCGGTTAGCGAATGGTTTAATACTTTTCATGATATTCAAATCGGGATTGAGATGACGACCAATTCCCTCCATCAACGATATTCCACGGATGAGTTGATAAATGTATTCTGGAAAATACAAACGGTTATTTCCAATGATTCTCCACAGTTTATTAAATAGAGATTCTAAGCTGATATCTCCTAATGATACATTATCGATCAGATCAAAGATCTCATATAAAGAGCGTTCAAATTTAGCACGATCAGGAATATGACTGACAATGGCAACATCTTCAATAATATCTGCCAAATGCGGGGCATTGGAAGAAACAGCAGCCTGAATAAATCCTTCTAAGTTTTGTCTATCTATGGATAATAATTTACCCATATTACCAAAATCTATAAATGCTAATTTTCCATTTCGCATTACAATTAAATTTCCTGGATGGGGATCTCCATGAAAGAAACCATGTACGATCACTTGTTCGAGGTAAAGATTGATACCATTGTCTACGATCTCTTCCAAGTCTAATCCTAGCTCCTTTAACTTCGCTTTATCGGTTACCTTGATACCATCCATATATTCCATCGTCAAGACACGATCAGAACTTACTGCAGGATATACTTTAGGGACTACAATTTTGCTGTTTCCTTTAAAATTTTTAGCAAATCGTTCGATATTATAGCGCTCGTTAAGCAAGGAAATCTCTTCCTCCAATGTCGCTGCGAAAGAGTCAACAATTAAAGGTAGATTTAGATTTTGTAGCGGTTCACTATAACCAACCAGTATACGCGCGATATCCCTCATCAAAGCCAAATCGGTCTTCAGTACTTCGTCAACATGTGGTCTTCGCACCTTAACGACAACTGCTTTACCATCCAATAAATTCGCTTTGTACACTTGAGAAATAGACGCTGCTGCAAAAGGTTCTGAGTCAATATGAGAAAAATGCTCTTCGAAATGGATATTTAACTCTTCCTCTAAATAACTTTTGATATCGATCGAAAACGGATCAACGCGATCCTCCAAATACTTCAGTTCGTCAACCAATTCTTTTGGTAGCAACCCCTCACGTGTAGAGGCCGATTGCCCGAGTTTCACAAACGCAGGGCCCAATTCCTCCAACGTCATCCGAATACGTCTGTAAACAGAGATATTCGCTACATCGACACCTTTTTCTAGATGAGTTTGTTTCGTATTCCAAGGAAGTCTGGTCAATATATCACGAAATCCATACTTAGCTAATACACTAATAATATGAGAACTCCGTTGCAGTTTTTTAGCAGGATTGTGCATGATCATCTATTTCGATAAAGGTATTGAAGTTACAAAAACCCTGCCTACAAAGCCAATATCCCCATAATATTTCCACATCCTTAATTTTACCGAATTGTTCATTGAACACTTTCTTTTACAGCTCTTCATCTAAAGCATCTATATTGCTTTTAATCATCTTTAAAAACTTGCCATAGTAATAATAACTCATCAATTCAAGGCAAATAATGAGAAATACAAGACTTACGACTAGACCCAATCCAATAAAAACGAGAAATGATGGATTGTTATGCCAAGTATCAGAAAAATGATAAATCTTTTCCAACCATTCTCCTGCATGTCCCAAAGAGAAAAAGATAAAAAACATAACTAAGCCTTGAGGAATTAACAAATAAGAAGACATTTTATACGTTTCTATAGAAAACTTCAAATCGTAATACAACTTTAAAAGATTCTCTCGAGAAGTTAATAGCTCAAATTGTTTGGTACTTTTATAAAAATAGTAAAATCGTTTATAATAAAACATGCTCCCAAATCCCAGTTGTAAAAGCAAAAAATAATAGATCACTTTGACATAACCGGTGATTTTATAGAGTTCAATATTAGGCAGCACAATTAAAAAAAGCATTGCACATACCCAGGATATAAATTCAAACTTAATATTCTTCCTTAATTTCACAAGAATATTACCCACCGATTTATAGTGATTAAGATTTGGATTAACTTCGAAATTATCTTCCGATTGTTTATTCCATTGTTCCTTTAATTCATCAAAATTCATAACCTTGTGTTTTAATAATCTGTTGTAGTTTTTCTTTCGTACGATTCAATTTCACACGTGCATTTACTTCCGAAATACCTAAGTTCGTCGCGATATTACGATGACTCTGCCCTTCCAAAAAAAGAAAAATCAATGCTTTCTCCACGGCATTCAAATGTTGAACAGCTTGGTAAAAATAACGTAATTGTTCTTCCTTTTTTTCAAAATCAAACTCTTCCACAATATCGTGATCTTTCGTAAGCTCATGTTGATCTGGTCTTCGCTTTTCTTTCTTCAGATAGATCAGAGCTGTATTGATCGCAACGCGATATAGCCAAGTGGAAAATAAGCTTTCTTCTCTGAAAGAACCATAAGAGCGCCATAACTGCATAACAATTTCCTGAAACAAATCTTGCTGGTCTTCTAAATTGTCCATATACATACGAGACACTTTGATGATAGCACCTTTGTTCTTTTCTATTTGACTTAAAAATTGCTGTTCGTTTAGTTTCACATTTAAATTTTTAGCCTATTGGCTCATAAATTCTTTTAATTTATAGAATTAGTACGGTATTTTTAGAAATGTTACACAAAAAATAATAATATAAAATTCTATTTTATTGACTAATTTAGTTCAATACCAAAGGTTATTCATATGGATAAAATATTTTTTAAGGGGCAGGTTCTTTGGGCACAGATTGACGCCAATAGACATTTACGTCATTCTGCTTATGCAGATTTTTGTGCGCAAGCTCGAAGCAATATGTTAAATAGTATCGGCTTATCTTTAACGGAATTTGCTATTCACCGTATTGGTCCAATCTTATTTAGAGAAGAGCTTCTGTACCATCGGGAAATTCACTTGGATGAAGAGATTTATGTGGAGGTAGAATTGACCCAGTTTAATGCGATCAATAGTCGCTTTTCTTTCAGACATCTTGTATTTAAAGCCGATGGAACCAAAAGTGCAACGGTGCATGTAGACGGTGCATGGTTAGATTTAGAAAAAAGAAAACTAACAACAATCCCAGCCGAATGGCAAGATTTCATTCATAAAATACCGAAATCAACAGATTATATAGAAATTAATGAATAAAAAAAAGCCTCTAGCATAAAATACGCTAGAGGCTCAACACTAAAACTAAACCTTATTTAACTTCAATTAATCTTTTTGCAATGATTGCATCTTCTTTCTTACCTACCGTTACTGCTAAGATACCTCCTTCATAACTCGCATCGATACTGTTGTAATCCACTGTATCTGGTAATGTAAATGATCTTGAAAATGAAGAGTAATTAAACTCTTTTTTACTATACAATTTTTCTTCACTTACAGACTCTTCTTTTTTATCCGCTGAGATTGTGATTACTTTTTTATCCACATTGATTTTGAAATCTGATTTCTCCAATCCTGGAGCAGATAATTCAATACGATAAGCTTTCTCTGTTTCAGAAATATTAACTGCAGGCACTCTTGCAATTAAACGATCTGAAATGAAAGAATCATTAAATAAGTTATCAAATACTGTACTTACAAATGGATTTACAGAATCTGTATTCAAACTTTTTGTTGGAAATTTAATTAATGCCATTTTTTATCCTCCTTAATATTTTTATTTTTTTAAATCAATTTCTAAGATTATTTCAATTCTTATACCAAAACAGCTTCCCTTATATTTTACAGACATTTTGTCTTAAAAATATTTTAACAAAAGACAAAATGACACCTCAAAAGTCTAATAAAAGATTAACCAACTGAAAATCAAAACTTTTTTATTCCTATTTTTTTTAATCATAAACTATTCTAATTAGTTCCTTTTAATAAGTTATTGACCATAGCACCAATCATGGTTATAGAAAATGGTCTAATTTCTAATAAAAACCTGTTTA encodes the following:
- a CDS encoding Crp/Fnr family transcriptional regulator; amino-acid sequence: MEIFKEYIKKRISVTDEQLELITSSYTPTTVKRKNFVLRAGEICNFEGFVKKGSFKIFYLTPNGEEHILYFAIEEWWISDIASFNDQEPAQLYIQALEDAEILVISREQKERLFHNCPQVERLFRIMSQRSQVASQHRIIAALGFTAQERYLDFIKRYPKIYPRISNLQLASYIGVSQEFLSRMKRQILKPNK
- a CDS encoding YceI family protein; amino-acid sequence: MNRSFQTLVVTILMINSAMAQVKWTVDPTHTHARFNITRLGINLIDGQFTRVKGSVDAPNKESFDNAKIDFTIDATSIDTHVTTRDRDLKSADFFYAEQYPNITLKTISFKKAKNNKYILIADLTIRGVTKKVTFDVTQNGEITTDQWEKTRADFTVKTTINRFDFGMKHTNKLPFGLESLTSNVKITVNTELVLNK
- a CDS encoding SDR family oxidoreductase — encoded protein: MQIDLTDKKALVGASSGGIGAAIAQQLALHGATVTLMARNEEKLIATLATLDRSRGQQHQYLVVDFDNYEQYLQIISTYFKQHVVDILINNTPGPKAGTIAEKTLDDYQKAFELLFKTHCYTTELALPHMKESGYGRIIHVSSLTVKEPVSTLVLSNTVRTALMSWSKSLAKDVASYNITVNNVLTGLFDTARIQSLTQMDADRLHISYEEALALRLKQVPMNRLGKPEEYGYLVSFICSEYANYLTGTNIPLDGGMMNGF
- a CDS encoding ABC1 kinase family protein, with the translated sequence MHNPAKKLQRSSHIISVLAKYGFRDILTRLPWNTKQTHLEKGVDVANISVYRRIRMTLEELGPAFVKLGQSASTREGLLPKELVDELKYLEDRVDPFSIDIKSYLEEELNIHFEEHFSHIDSEPFAAASISQVYKANLLDGKAVVVKVRRPHVDEVLKTDLALMRDIARILVGYSEPLQNLNLPLIVDSFAATLEEEISLLNERYNIERFAKNFKGNSKIVVPKVYPAVSSDRVLTMEYMDGIKVTDKAKLKELGLDLEEIVDNGINLYLEQVIVHGFFHGDPHPGNLIVMRNGKLAFIDFGNMGKLLSIDRQNLEGFIQAAVSSNAPHLADIIEDVAIVSHIPDRAKFERSLYEIFDLIDNVSLGDISLESLFNKLWRIIGNNRLYFPEYIYQLIRGISLMEGIGRHLNPDLNIMKSIKPFANRIMRERLDPAYLFKKGKNKAFAFARDIEKLPDDLRSVFRQIKTGNFTLNHHLISAKSFNQILKKGVNRIVIGIMMLSLNMLAGMVIIAHVEPKFWGIPIWAWLFLGSSFALAIYLFISMLRARNKD
- a CDS encoding RNA polymerase sigma factor produces the protein MKLNEQQFLSQIEKNKGAIIKVSRMYMDNLEDQQDLFQEIVMQLWRSYGSFREESLFSTWLYRVAINTALIYLKKEKRRPDQHELTKDHDIVEEFDFEKKEEQLRYFYQAVQHLNAVEKALIFLFLEGQSHRNIATNLGISEVNARVKLNRTKEKLQQIIKTQGYEF
- a CDS encoding acyl-CoA thioesterase, giving the protein MDKIFFKGQVLWAQIDANRHLRHSAYADFCAQARSNMLNSIGLSLTEFAIHRIGPILFREELLYHREIHLDEEIYVEVELTQFNAINSRFSFRHLVFKADGTKSATVHVDGAWLDLEKRKLTTIPAEWQDFIHKIPKSTDYIEINE
- a CDS encoding Hsp20/alpha crystallin family protein, giving the protein MALIKFPTKSLNTDSVNPFVSTVFDNLFNDSFISDRLIARVPAVNISETEKAYRIELSAPGLEKSDFKINVDKKVITISADKKEESVSEEKLYSKKEFNYSSFSRSFTLPDTVDYNSIDASYEGGILAVTVGKKEDAIIAKRLIEVK